In one Nitrospira sp. SG-bin1 genomic region, the following are encoded:
- a CDS encoding 30S ribosomal protein S21 gives MEIKVFNNNVEKALKVAKKKLAGEGLFRELKRRRFYEKPSVRKKAKQREAQRRRQKWLSKRKPD, from the coding sequence ATGGAAATCAAGGTCTTCAACAACAACGTTGAAAAAGCTCTGAAAGTTGCCAAGAAAAAGCTCGCCGGCGAAGGTCTGTTCCGCGAACTCAAGCGCCGCCGTTTCTACGAGAAACCCAGCGTACGGAAGAAGGCCAAGCAACGCGAAGCTCAACGGCGCCGACAGAAGTGGTTGTCAAAACGGAAGCCTGACTAG